One window from the genome of Pseudomonas frederiksbergensis encodes:
- a CDS encoding winged helix-turn-helix transcriptional regulator has protein sequence MSETTPSPNSECPVARTLDIIGDRWSLMIIRDAFDGIRRFSEFQKSLGVAKNILASRLKALVDVGVFDVQPASDGSAYKEYVLTQKGQEIFPIVVSLRQWGERFLFSAQETRSVLLDNASGEPLMPIEVRASNGQKLQPWDCHRVRRIAGEP, from the coding sequence ATGTCAGAAACCACCCCCTCCCCGAACAGCGAATGCCCAGTAGCCCGAACACTGGACATCATCGGCGACCGCTGGTCACTCATGATCATCCGCGACGCCTTCGATGGCATCCGCCGCTTCAGCGAGTTCCAGAAGAGCCTGGGCGTCGCCAAGAACATCCTCGCATCGCGCCTCAAGGCATTGGTCGACGTCGGCGTATTCGACGTGCAGCCCGCCTCGGACGGAAGTGCCTACAAGGAATATGTCCTGACGCAAAAAGGCCAGGAGATTTTCCCGATCGTGGTCAGCTTGCGGCAGTGGGGCGAACGGTTTCTGTTCAGCGCGCAGGAAACGCGGTCTGTACTGCTGGACAACGCGTCGGGCGAGCCGCTGATGCCTATCGAGGTCCGCGCGTCGAATGGTCAGAAACTGCAGCCATGGGATTGCCACAGGGTCAGGCGCATCGCCGGCGAGCCTTGA
- the yghU gene encoding glutathione-dependent disulfide-bond oxidoreductase, protein MSQASYVPPKVWKNEAPSGGHFASINRPVAGPTHEKDLPIGEHPLQLYSLATPNGVKVTIMLEELLALGHTGAEYDAWLIRIGEGDQFSSGFVQVNPNSKIPALLDRSVEPTIRVFESGSILLYLAEKFGALLPADPAGRTETLNWLFWQMGSAPYLGGGFGHFYAYAPEKLEYPINRFTMEAKRQLDVLDRRLAENRYLAGEQYTIADIAVWPWYGQLVRNNVYSAAEFLSAHEYTHVQRWAEEIANRPAVKRGQRVNRTWGDEASQLPERHRAQDLD, encoded by the coding sequence ATGAGCCAAGCGTCTTACGTTCCGCCCAAGGTCTGGAAAAACGAAGCCCCCTCGGGTGGCCACTTCGCCAGCATCAACCGCCCTGTAGCCGGGCCCACCCATGAAAAAGACTTGCCGATCGGCGAGCATCCCTTGCAACTCTATTCGCTGGCGACGCCCAACGGCGTGAAAGTCACCATCATGCTCGAAGAGCTGCTGGCCCTCGGGCACACCGGCGCGGAATACGACGCCTGGCTGATTCGCATCGGCGAAGGCGACCAGTTCTCCAGCGGCTTTGTCCAGGTCAATCCGAACTCCAAGATTCCGGCCCTGCTGGACCGCAGCGTCGAACCGACGATCCGTGTGTTCGAGTCCGGTTCGATCCTGCTGTACCTGGCGGAAAAATTCGGAGCCCTGTTGCCCGCCGATCCGGCCGGCCGCACCGAAACCCTGAACTGGCTGTTCTGGCAGATGGGCTCGGCGCCTTACCTGGGCGGCGGTTTCGGGCATTTCTACGCCTACGCGCCGGAGAAACTGGAATACCCCATCAACCGCTTCACCATGGAAGCCAAGCGCCAACTGGATGTCTTGGATCGTCGCCTGGCTGAAAACCGATACCTGGCGGGCGAGCAGTACACCATCGCCGATATTGCGGTCTGGCCATGGTATGGCCAACTGGTTCGGAACAACGTGTATTCGGCGGCCGAGTTCCTTTCCGCTCATGAATACACCCACGTGCAGCGCTGGGCCGAGGAAATCGCCAACAGGCCCGCGGTCAAGCGAGGACAACGCGTCAACCGAACCTGGGGCGATGAGGCGAGCCAGCTGCCGGAGCGGCATCGGGCGCAGGATCTGGACTAG
- a CDS encoding MFS transporter — MTAYTPPSQGLSPSLTTLFSITCALAVANVYFAQPLLASMAESLGVAPAAIGIVVTATQLGYALGLLFIVPLGDKTNGKRLILTLVTLSAIALAAVGASQHWLVLLGAMIMTGLLAVVVQVLVAYAAVLSAPTRRGQAVGTLTSAIVLGILLARFISGFIADLAGWRAVYLVSSGLMLIIATVFWKVAPTTAPPRNRQSYPALIRSLFQLFMTEPLLRTRGLFALLIFAAFSVLWTAMVLPLSAPPLSLSHTAIGLFGLAGVAGALAARRAGRWADRGLGHRVTGVSLGLLVLSWLPISFAESSLIALVCGVVLLDFAVQAVHVTNQSLIFAARPDAQSRMVGAYMCFYSIGSALGAAAATQVYARWGWIAVSWLGGLISLGALVVWAVSVYRAQPVARLSCPTRSCTSGRPKNSVRGTER, encoded by the coding sequence ATGACCGCATACACCCCCCCAAGCCAAGGCCTCTCACCCTCTTTAACAACCCTTTTCTCCATCACCTGCGCACTGGCAGTCGCCAACGTCTACTTCGCCCAACCGCTCCTCGCCTCGATGGCCGAAAGCCTGGGCGTCGCTCCCGCCGCGATCGGCATCGTCGTCACAGCGACTCAACTCGGATACGCACTGGGATTACTTTTCATCGTCCCGCTGGGCGACAAAACCAACGGCAAACGGCTCATCCTGACCCTGGTAACGTTGTCAGCAATCGCACTGGCAGCCGTCGGCGCATCCCAGCATTGGCTCGTCCTGCTGGGCGCCATGATCATGACCGGCTTGCTCGCTGTCGTCGTCCAGGTGCTCGTGGCCTACGCCGCCGTGTTATCTGCGCCAACACGCCGTGGCCAGGCCGTGGGAACCCTCACCAGCGCGATCGTGCTGGGCATACTTCTGGCGCGGTTCATTTCCGGATTCATTGCCGACCTCGCAGGCTGGCGCGCGGTCTATCTTGTGTCGTCGGGACTGATGCTGATCATCGCGACCGTATTCTGGAAAGTGGCTCCCACCACCGCGCCGCCGCGTAATCGGCAGTCCTACCCGGCGCTGATCCGCTCACTGTTCCAACTGTTCATGACCGAACCGCTATTGCGGACCAGAGGCCTGTTCGCGCTGCTGATCTTCGCCGCATTTTCCGTACTGTGGACGGCTATGGTGCTACCGTTGAGCGCCCCGCCGCTGTCGCTGTCCCACACCGCCATCGGCCTGTTTGGCCTGGCCGGGGTTGCCGGAGCGCTGGCGGCCAGGAGAGCCGGTCGCTGGGCCGATCGGGGTTTGGGACACCGCGTGACCGGCGTGTCGCTGGGGCTCCTGGTGCTCTCATGGCTACCTATCTCGTTCGCCGAAAGCTCCCTGATCGCCCTGGTCTGCGGCGTGGTCCTGCTCGACTTCGCCGTACAAGCCGTGCACGTCACCAACCAGAGCCTGATTTTCGCCGCACGTCCCGACGCGCAGAGTCGCATGGTCGGCGCCTACATGTGCTTCTACTCGATCGGCAGTGCGCTCGGTGCTGCCGCCGCGACCCAGGTCTATGCACGCTGGGGCTGGATCGCAGTCAGTTGGCTGGGCGGGTTGATCAGTCTTGGCGCGTTGGTTGTGTGGGCTGTTTCGGTCTATCGGGCCCAGCCAGTCGCTCGCTTATCCTGCCCTACACGATCTTGCACATCAGGCCGTCCCAAGAATAGCGTCAGGGGCACGGAGCGCTAA
- a CDS encoding pyridoxamine 5'-phosphate oxidase family protein: protein MNEATQAQSSPWHEGELTLQRSVGAVEMMAGVGQRQLARTWMPDQHREFYAQLPFVVLGAVDSQGDAWATLRTGQPGFMNSPDPETLHIHFDPRPEDPAEEGLGEGDAIGMLGIELHTRRRNRMNGVVRRQLDQGLEISVSQAYGNCPRYINLRQYSFVDEQPAVSRELDVTDPLVRRLVTASDSFYIATYVVRDGERQVDASHRGGKPGFVRMDEDGTLTIPDFSGNLFFNTLGNILLNPRAGLVFVDFQTGDLLQMSGSAQVLLDDPQIAAFQGAERLLRFTPHRIVHRPAAIPLRWKDEEAGDSPNSLMTGSWEQTAERLQAEALRTHWRALQVTRVVDESHNIRSFYLQATDGAGLPRFEAGQHLPVRVRLEGQDVPSIRTYSVSSAPSDDFLRISVKRDGVVSSHLHEQIQASHDIEARAPQGHFTVDPAERRPLVLLAAGVGITPLLSMLREVVYQGKRISRMRPVWLVQSARHVVDLAFREEIDELVARAGDKVKVLRLVSQPPTDGKAGQGYDVAGRIDVALLKQLLPLDDYDYYLCGPGTFTQAVYDGLRTLRIPDDRIHAETFGPSTLVRDIEVRVPAAEQVPAATEAVKVLFSSSAKEARWEPNSGTLLELAEARGLNPEFSCRGGSCGTCKTRMTQGQVHYLTRPAEPVADGEVLICCAVPAQGSEPLILEA, encoded by the coding sequence ATGAACGAAGCCACCCAAGCACAATCTTCCCCCTGGCATGAAGGTGAGTTGACCTTGCAACGCTCCGTCGGGGCGGTGGAGATGATGGCCGGTGTCGGTCAGCGGCAACTGGCGCGCACCTGGATGCCGGACCAGCACCGTGAGTTCTACGCACAATTGCCGTTCGTGGTGCTGGGGGCGGTCGATAGCCAGGGCGACGCCTGGGCGACCCTGCGCACCGGGCAGCCCGGTTTCATGAACTCACCGGACCCTGAAACGCTGCACATCCATTTCGATCCGCGGCCCGAGGACCCGGCCGAGGAAGGCCTGGGCGAGGGCGATGCCATCGGCATGCTGGGTATCGAGTTGCACACCCGTCGGCGTAATCGCATGAACGGTGTGGTGCGCCGCCAGCTCGACCAGGGCCTGGAGATTTCGGTGAGCCAGGCCTATGGCAACTGCCCGCGCTACATCAACCTGCGCCAGTACAGCTTCGTCGATGAACAGCCGGCCGTCTCCCGTGAACTTGACGTAACCGACCCGTTGGTTCGTCGGCTGGTGACGGCATCCGATTCGTTCTACATCGCCACCTACGTGGTACGTGACGGCGAGCGGCAGGTCGATGCCTCCCATCGTGGCGGCAAGCCCGGGTTCGTGCGCATGGACGAGGACGGGACGCTGACCATCCCGGATTTCTCCGGGAACCTGTTTTTCAACACCCTGGGCAATATCCTGCTGAACCCTCGCGCTGGGTTGGTATTCGTCGATTTTCAAACCGGTGACTTATTGCAAATGAGCGGTTCGGCCCAGGTGCTGCTGGACGACCCGCAGATTGCCGCGTTCCAGGGCGCCGAACGGTTGTTGCGTTTTACCCCGCATCGGATTGTCCACCGGCCGGCGGCGATACCTCTGCGCTGGAAAGACGAGGAGGCGGGTGACTCGCCCAATTCCTTGATGACCGGCAGTTGGGAGCAGACCGCCGAGCGTTTGCAGGCCGAGGCGTTGCGCACCCATTGGCGTGCGCTGCAGGTCACCCGGGTGGTGGATGAAAGCCACAATATTCGTTCGTTCTACCTGCAAGCCACTGATGGTGCCGGCCTGCCCCGGTTCGAGGCCGGACAGCATCTGCCCGTGCGGGTGCGGTTGGAGGGCCAAGACGTGCCGTCGATCCGGACCTACAGCGTGTCCAGCGCGCCATCGGATGATTTCCTGCGCATCAGCGTCAAGCGCGACGGCGTGGTGTCTTCGCACCTGCATGAACAGATCCAGGCGAGCCACGATATCGAGGCCCGGGCGCCCCAAGGGCATTTCACCGTGGATCCCGCCGAGCGCCGGCCCCTGGTGCTGCTGGCGGCGGGCGTCGGCATCACGCCGTTGCTGTCGATGCTGCGCGAGGTGGTCTATCAAGGGAAACGCATCAGCCGCATGCGTCCAGTCTGGCTGGTGCAAAGCGCCCGCCACGTGGTCGACCTGGCCTTTCGCGAAGAAATCGATGAGCTGGTGGCGCGTGCGGGAGACAAAGTGAAAGTGCTGCGCCTGGTCAGCCAACCGCCTACCGACGGCAAGGCTGGGCAAGGCTACGACGTGGCCGGCCGGATCGATGTGGCGCTGCTCAAGCAACTGTTGCCACTGGACGACTACGATTACTACTTGTGCGGTCCGGGCACCTTTACCCAGGCGGTGTACGATGGCCTGCGCACGCTGCGCATTCCGGATGACCGCATTCACGCCGAAACCTTCGGCCCGTCCACGCTGGTGCGCGATATCGAGGTCCGCGTACCGGCGGCCGAACAAGTGCCGGCGGCGACCGAAGCGGTGAAAGTGCTGTTCTCCAGCTCAGCCAAGGAAGCCCGCTGGGAGCCGAACAGCGGGACGCTGCTCGAGCTGGCCGAGGCCCGCGGCCTGAACCCGGAATTCAGTTGCCGCGGCGGTTCATGCGGCACCTGCAAGACCCGCATGACCCAAGGTCAGGTGCATTACCTGACCCGGCCGGCCGAGCCCGTGGCTGACGGCGAAGTGCTGATCTGTTGCGCGGTACCGGCCCAGGGCAGCGAGCCTTTGATACTCGAAGCCTGA
- a CDS encoding AraC family transcriptional regulator, whose amino-acid sequence MNAIDKLISLANVRGSLDLRCQFEGDWALDHEQQALGNAPYHIVLAGECRVEFPDGQRLPMRAGDILLLPRGARHMMHSPGKIVAPTSPKIISGDTLPIHRIGGASAELDMLCGGFHFNRASLLFASLPEYLVIPSGALPANGPLPALVDVIRAEAEGNKVGARLLLDALSQALFTLILRAHLANHGQDSGSFALLGDKRLGRAWQAMLDDPAHEWTIQSLADLASMSRANFMRAFVKVAGVSPWVLLTQVRMELAFSLLSHSHLGLSDIAVQVGYQSQAAFSKKFKEIYGEAPGRVRRAL is encoded by the coding sequence ATGAATGCCATCGATAAACTCATCAGCCTGGCGAACGTGCGCGGCAGCCTCGACCTGCGTTGCCAGTTCGAGGGTGACTGGGCCCTCGATCATGAACAGCAAGCCCTTGGCAATGCGCCCTACCACATCGTGCTTGCGGGTGAATGCCGGGTGGAGTTCCCCGACGGCCAGCGCTTGCCCATGCGCGCCGGCGACATCCTGTTGTTGCCCCGGGGCGCCCGGCACATGATGCACAGCCCTGGGAAAATCGTGGCCCCGACCTCACCCAAGATCATCAGCGGCGACACGCTGCCAATCCATCGCATCGGCGGTGCCAGCGCGGAACTGGATATGCTCTGCGGTGGATTTCACTTCAACCGCGCCTCGCTGTTGTTCGCGTCGTTGCCTGAGTATCTGGTAATTCCCAGCGGCGCGCTGCCGGCCAACGGACCATTGCCGGCACTGGTCGATGTCATTCGCGCCGAAGCGGAGGGGAACAAGGTCGGCGCGCGCTTGCTGCTGGATGCGTTGTCGCAGGCACTGTTCACTTTGATCCTGCGGGCGCACCTGGCGAACCACGGCCAGGACAGCGGCTCGTTCGCACTGCTGGGAGACAAGCGCCTTGGCCGCGCGTGGCAGGCGATGCTGGATGATCCTGCCCATGAGTGGACGATACAAAGCCTGGCGGACCTGGCGAGCATGTCCCGGGCCAACTTCATGCGGGCATTCGTCAAAGTGGCGGGCGTCTCGCCGTGGGTACTGTTGACCCAGGTGCGCATGGAATTGGCGTTCAGCCTGCTGAGTCATTCGCATCTGGGCTTGAGCGATATCGCGGTACAGGTGGGCTATCAATCCCAGGCAGCGTTCAGCAAGAAATTCAAGGAAATCTATGGCGAGGCGCCGGGGCGCGTGAGACGGGCGTTATAA
- a CDS encoding DMT family transporter, with the protein MNPTKSITCASSPSGCQLVPLPLLEAALLVAWSSGFVGARFSLDYAPPLLVVFWRCVLVTLLLFPFVARELRQISPMTLVKNAGIGLLAMAGYLAGITQGIALGVPAGLAALFADLLPMGLALLAAGLLGQRMAPRVWAGLVIGLAGVALGTHGALAWGNAPLWVYGLPLLGMLSLAAATLWQKHLPASQSMGLLPNLWLQCCVSGVAFALIEGSQGSLAPIPSTGFAVSVLWTAGLSTVGGYGLYWLCLRRASATRVASVLYLSPPITMVWAWAMFDEPLSWQMALGMAVSAVGICMVVREEAREARRRRPHGTAAESETVG; encoded by the coding sequence ATGAACCCGACCAAATCGATTACTTGCGCGTCCTCGCCCAGCGGCTGTCAGTTGGTTCCATTGCCCTTGCTCGAAGCGGCACTGCTGGTGGCCTGGAGCTCAGGCTTCGTCGGCGCGCGATTTTCCCTTGATTACGCGCCGCCATTGCTGGTGGTGTTCTGGCGCTGCGTTCTGGTCACCCTTTTGCTGTTTCCCTTTGTCGCAAGAGAACTGCGGCAGATCTCGCCGATGACGTTGGTGAAAAATGCCGGCATCGGCCTGCTGGCGATGGCCGGTTATCTGGCCGGCATTACCCAAGGCATTGCCCTGGGCGTGCCGGCAGGCCTGGCGGCGTTGTTCGCGGACCTGCTGCCGATGGGCCTGGCACTGTTGGCCGCCGGTTTGCTGGGACAACGCATGGCGCCGCGAGTCTGGGCAGGTCTGGTCATTGGTTTGGCAGGCGTTGCCCTCGGCACCCATGGTGCGTTGGCCTGGGGTAACGCACCCTTGTGGGTTTATGGGCTGCCACTGCTTGGCATGTTGTCGCTCGCTGCCGCGACCCTGTGGCAAAAGCACCTGCCCGCTTCGCAATCGATGGGCCTGTTGCCTAACCTCTGGCTGCAGTGCTGCGTGTCGGGCGTGGCCTTCGCCCTGATCGAAGGCTCGCAGGGCAGCTTGGCACCGATCCCCAGCACAGGTTTCGCAGTGAGTGTGTTGTGGACTGCAGGGTTGTCGACGGTTGGCGGATATGGACTCTATTGGTTGTGCCTGCGCCGCGCATCGGCCACGCGTGTTGCCAGCGTCCTGTACCTGAGCCCGCCCATAACGATGGTGTGGGCCTGGGCAATGTTCGATGAGCCGTTGTCGTGGCAAATGGCGTTGGGGATGGCGGTGTCTGCCGTCGGTATCTGTATGGTTGTGCGCGAGGAAGCACGTGAGGCGCGACGCAGAAGACCTCACGGAACGGCAGCCGAGTCGGAGACTGTCGGTTAA
- a CDS encoding class I SAM-dependent methyltransferase, with amino-acid sequence MNEQTLSMRLERVAGLVPKGARLADIGSDHGYLPVALIKRGVITAAVAGEVALTPFRSAERTARESGLDEQISVRLASGLEAIEPADGITAISMCGMGGETIRDILDSGKRHLNGGERLILQPNGGEQPLRRWLMDNDYRIQHEEVLQENRFYYEIIVAERDGPVRYSAEQLYFGPLQLQARSPVFLAKWQRMLRLKQKTLASFTRAQQAVAEEKVEEIAQQVRWISELLA; translated from the coding sequence TTGAACGAACAGACATTGTCCATGCGCCTTGAACGCGTGGCGGGGCTCGTGCCGAAAGGGGCGCGCCTGGCCGATATCGGCTCGGACCACGGCTACTTACCGGTGGCATTGATCAAGCGTGGGGTGATCACGGCGGCGGTGGCGGGGGAGGTGGCGTTGACGCCGTTTCGCTCGGCCGAACGCACGGCGCGTGAAAGTGGCCTGGACGAACAAATTAGCGTGCGCCTGGCCAGCGGCCTCGAAGCGATCGAGCCGGCGGACGGCATCACGGCGATCAGTATGTGCGGCATGGGCGGCGAGACGATTCGCGACATTCTCGACAGCGGCAAGCGTCACCTGAACGGCGGGGAACGCTTGATCCTCCAGCCTAACGGCGGCGAACAGCCCCTGCGGCGATGGTTGATGGACAACGACTACCGCATCCAGCACGAAGAGGTATTGCAGGAGAACCGCTTCTACTACGAAATCATTGTCGCCGAGCGCGACGGACCAGTGCGGTACAGCGCCGAGCAGCTGTACTTCGGTCCGTTGCAACTACAGGCCCGCAGCCCGGTATTCCTCGCCAAATGGCAACGCATGCTGCGCCTCAAGCAAAAGACCTTGGCCAGTTTCACCCGGGCGCAGCAGGCCGTGGCCGAAGAGAAGGTGGAGGAAATCGCACAGCAGGTCCGGTGGATCAGCGAACTGCTGGCGTGA
- a CDS encoding LysR family transcriptional regulator, producing MTAILDIELIRTFHAVARLGKFSGAAQQLHKSPAAVSVHIQRLEAVAGGRLLNRDNQAVSLTALGKRLLISTTELLATHDRVLADLHGTQLAGRIMLGVPDEYADHVIRDILPTFTAAWPNVILELKTAPSYALREQVQRGKLQAAVLTLPKGQRQAGEVLVTTTPVWVAAIHASASLTEPLALAVHAPQCPYRQVMLQALRQSGRRVRIVLESPSNQAVKACVEAGLAISLIDRGRVTKDMRILSDLPVIPDHEVVFMRSEASYTEEAIDLLGEAMQQRFRL from the coding sequence ATGACAGCCATACTGGATATCGAGCTGATCCGGACCTTTCATGCGGTCGCGCGGTTGGGCAAGTTCAGCGGCGCGGCGCAGCAGCTTCATAAAAGTCCGGCGGCGGTGAGCGTCCACATTCAGCGATTGGAAGCCGTCGCCGGGGGGCGCTTGCTGAACCGTGACAATCAGGCGGTCTCCCTGACTGCCCTGGGCAAGCGCTTGCTCATTTCCACCACGGAGCTGCTCGCGACCCACGACCGTGTGCTCGCCGATCTCCACGGCACACAATTGGCGGGACGCATCATGCTCGGCGTGCCGGACGAATATGCGGACCACGTCATTCGCGACATTCTCCCGACGTTCACGGCAGCCTGGCCCAACGTGATCCTGGAACTCAAGACCGCGCCCAGCTATGCGCTGCGTGAACAGGTGCAGCGCGGCAAGCTCCAAGCGGCCGTGCTCACCCTGCCGAAAGGTCAACGGCAGGCCGGGGAGGTCCTGGTCACCACCACGCCAGTCTGGGTTGCGGCCATACACGCATCCGCGAGTCTGACGGAGCCCCTTGCGCTAGCCGTGCATGCGCCGCAATGCCCTTATCGCCAAGTCATGTTGCAGGCGCTCCGGCAAAGCGGGCGCAGGGTGCGAATCGTCCTGGAAAGCCCATCGAACCAGGCCGTCAAGGCGTGCGTGGAAGCCGGTTTGGCGATCAGCCTGATCGACCGTGGCCGCGTGACGAAGGATATGCGGATCCTCAGTGATCTACCGGTGATCCCGGACCATGAGGTGGTATTCATGCGGTCCGAAGCCTCATATACCGAAGAAGCGATCGATCTGCTTGGCGAGGCCATGCAGCAGCGTTTTCGGCTGTAG
- a CDS encoding carboxymuconolactone decarboxylase family protein, producing MFNNWSELLPTIQKAFGALGRSNPKMVKAYTALGEAASENNVLDGKTRELISLAVAITTRCDGCIGVHTDAAIKAGASREEVAAALATAISLNAGAAYIYSLRSLEAYDTLKQPA from the coding sequence ATGTTCAATAACTGGTCCGAATTGTTGCCCACCATCCAGAAAGCCTTTGGTGCCCTTGGCCGCAGCAACCCGAAAATGGTCAAGGCGTATACGGCCCTTGGCGAAGCCGCCAGCGAAAACAACGTGCTCGATGGTAAGACCCGCGAATTGATATCCCTCGCCGTGGCGATCACCACGCGTTGCGACGGTTGCATCGGCGTGCACACCGATGCGGCGATCAAGGCCGGCGCCAGCCGCGAGGAAGTCGCCGCCGCCCTGGCAACCGCCATCTCGTTGAATGCGGGTGCTGCGTATATTTACTCGCTGCGGTCGCTGGAGGCGTACGACACGCTTAAGCAGCCGGCTTGA
- a CDS encoding substrate-binding periplasmic protein, with amino-acid sequence MKHSMPAAALLCLLLGSATADEQYQVVTEEWAPYNYVEDDQLTGMTTEIVRAIMTLTGDHFEISVQPSMRATQVLKNRPKTIMYSLFRTPEREPLYKWVGPIVEESIHAYQRADSPPIDTLEQLLHAPQITTRHAGLVPQTLQSLGFKNLDKSATESRLLYRMLLAGRTSIIVGDTAAGVAYYSRQLNIPPGMLRKIPIELYRSSLYIAFSTDSDDQVIAAWSKALEQLRRSGELTRIQRRYE; translated from the coding sequence GTGAAGCATTCGATGCCTGCCGCAGCGCTGCTCTGCCTGTTGCTCGGTTCAGCGACCGCAGACGAGCAGTATCAGGTCGTCACTGAGGAATGGGCGCCCTACAACTATGTAGAGGATGACCAGCTCACCGGCATGACCACGGAAATCGTCCGGGCCATCATGACGCTGACCGGCGATCACTTCGAAATCTCGGTGCAACCCAGCATGCGCGCCACGCAGGTATTGAAGAACCGGCCCAAGACCATCATGTACTCGCTGTTCCGCACACCGGAGCGCGAGCCGTTGTACAAATGGGTCGGGCCGATTGTCGAAGAATCCATCCACGCCTACCAGCGCGCCGACTCGCCACCGATCGATACCCTGGAGCAACTGCTGCACGCGCCGCAGATCACCACGCGACACGCGGGCCTGGTGCCACAGACCTTGCAGTCGCTGGGGTTCAAGAACCTGGACAAGAGTGCGACCGAAAGCAGGCTGCTCTACCGCATGCTGCTGGCCGGACGAACTAGCATCATCGTCGGCGACACCGCTGCCGGAGTGGCGTACTACAGCCGCCAGTTGAACATCCCCCCGGGCATGTTGCGCAAGATTCCCATCGAACTTTACCGCTCATCGCTGTACATCGCCTTCAGCACCGACAGCGACGACCAAGTGATCGCCGCGTGGAGCAAGGCGCTGGAACAACTGCGCCGGTCCGGAGAGTTGACACGCATCCAACGGCGCTATGAGTAA